The Aeoliella mucimassa genome includes the window GAAACGCCGCTGCCGCCGCAGCAGTTGCAGCCCGACCTGCCAAAGGCGTTCGTCGAACTCGTCGCGCAGATGATGTCGAAAGATCCCAAACAGCGTCCCCCTTCCGCAGGTGCGGTTGCCGAAAAGCTAAGGCAGTTTGCCACCGAGCAGGCGATTACCGAGGTGCGAACCGCGGTGCACACCGTGTCGACGCAGCCTCGCGAGCAGCGCCACAACCACGAATCGCCGAGCCCTCACCTCGAGGATACGCTGACGTACGAGGACGACCCGATCGGCGACTTGCAGCAAGGATCGCAAGGGACTGCGCCGATCGATCCGGCCGCCGACGAAACCACGCCCGACGCTCCCACTCAAATCCCCAAGATCGAAGAACGCCCGGTCGAAGTGGGAATCAACCGCATGGTGATTGCCAGCGTCGTGCTCGGCGGGGTCACCTTAGTGGGGGTCGTGGGAGCGATTCTCTGGGAAATCTTCAGCTGAGCGACGCCCGGTTGGCTTTTAGGTTAGACCGCCTTACTGCTGACGGGCGGCGAACACCCCGTAGCAGTAGCTGGCCGGTACTCCCCACGCATCGGTCAGATATCGCTGCTGACAGGTCTCGATCAATGTCAGCAGCTCACCACGAGTCAAAGGCTGAGCCCCTTGCGACAAGGGACCTCCCGTGAAGCCTTGCGCACGAATCGAAGCAAAGAACTCGCGGGCGGTCGCGTAGTACTCCATCGCTTCGTGGACTTCTTGATGCTCTATCGCAAAGCCGGCGTTCGTCATCGCGTGCAGCAATTCGTCGGCCAGTGGCAACGACTGGCTCGGTAGTTTGTCGGCAAACAATTCGCGACGCAATTGATGCAACTCACCGAGGGTGCCTTGCAGCATCGCAGTCATGCAGGTCCATCCATCAGGCGTGAGCATCGCTTTCAGGTTTGCCATCAAATGGTCGTAAGGTCGCAACCACTGCAGCGACGAGCTACTGACGATCAAGTCAAAAGGCTCCGGCGACTGGTACTGCAGGGCATCGTCCACGTGCAGCTCGACGTTTGGGCAATCGCTGAGGAACTCGGTCGCCACGTGAACCATGCCGGGCGATAGGTCGATGCCGATGACATGCGCATCGGGAAATCGGTTCGCCATAATGCGGGTGAGAAAGCCAGTGCCACAAGCGAGATCAAGCACTCGAGCGGGGGCGAGTTGCTGTTGGTCGATCGCTTCGGCCAGCTTTTCGGCAGCAGCGCGCTGCACCAAGGCTAGCTCGTGATACGCTTGGGCGCCACGAGAAAAATGCCGTTCAATGGAGCGGTTGCTCGCCATCCTCCAGAAAGCCTCGAATCTGTTCTGCTACTGCCGCGGGGTATTGCTCGCACAGGCCGTGCGTGCCGTCCGGGTAAAGTTCTAGTTTAACTTGCGAAAGGTGTTCTTGCAGATACCCCGCCGCTCGAGAATCGACCACGCGGTCTGCGGATCCATGCAGCAAAAGCATTGGTTGTGGAATGCCGCTCAGCTGGCTCCGCAAATCGGCTTGCTGCAAGTACCGAAGCCCATGCTGTAAGCGGGCTACGTCGAGCTGCAGCATCGCGCCCACCTTCGTGGCAAGTTGCTGTTTATCGATCGCCCGGCGGTAGACGTTGCGCAGGAACAGCTCGCAGGTTCGCTTATGTGCGTCGTTGAGTCCGGCGATCATTTCGGCCACAGAATCTTCGGTTACTCCTGCTTCGTACAGTCCAACCTCATCTTTCCGCTGGCAAAACGACGCGCATCCCCCAACGAGCACGAGCCGCTCAACATGGTCGGCATACGTGTTGGCGGCCTCCAAGGCGACCATCGCCCCCATCGACCAGCCGACGAGCATCACCGGCTCGGCCTTCAGATACTGCTCGTGCAATTGTTCGGCGTAGAGACTCACCGCAGTGGGAGGTAATCGGTCGTCGAGCGGGCGCGACGAGGTCTGCCAGCTCTCGGCCAACTGGTACACGCTGGTGGTTTGAACCTCAGCTACCACGGAAAGCTCGTTCGCCAATTCGGCCAGCGGCTCGGAGGTTTGCCCCCATCCACTTATCAGTACGATGTTCGGATTGCTCATTCGATCAGCCCTAACTGGCGGGCTTCGTGGCCTACCTGCTCGGCGGTGCTTGTGAGCAACGCTTCGTGATGGGCGAGCGTAATCGAGAACCGCAGCCGCGCGGTACCTTCGGGAACCGTCGGTGGACGAATCGCTTTGACGAACGTGCCTGCTGTCTGCAAGCGTTCGGCCAAAGCCAAGGCGAGTTCGTTGTCGCCGACCATGACCGGCACAATCTGACTGGTCGAAGGCCCGACGGTGAGACCTTGCTTTTCAAGCTCCGTGCGAAAGTGATCGGCCAGCGCCAGTAGCTGGGGGCCAAACTCAGGGTGGGCTTTCATCAACCGCAGCGACTCGCCGGCCGCCAGCAACACGCCGGGCGGCAGACCCGTGTTGTAAATAAATGGCCGCGCGCGATTCACTACCAGTCGCCGCAATAACTCGGAGCCCGCGACGATACCGCCGTAGCTACCGAACGACTTGCTGAGGGTGCCGGTGAGGATGCCAACTTGATCGGTGATGCCCAGTTCGGCCGCAACGCCCTGCCCTGCGGGACCAAACACGCCGAGCGCGTGGGCTTCGTCCACGAGCAATTCGGCATCGAACTTGGCCGCGAGCGGGGCAATCGCTTCGAGCGGCGCTCGATCGCCATCCATGCTGTAGATCGACTCGACCACCACCAGCCATCGCTCGTCGGGCTGGCGATTCGCCGAGCGTTTCGTGAGCAACTGCTCCAGGTGATCGAGGTCGTTATGACGAAACCGCTGATGCTGGGCCATGCTCAACTGGATGCCATCAATCAAGCTGGCGTGCACCAAGCGATCGGCAAATACTGTGTCGCTCCGTCGCAACCAGGCGGTGAGGATCGACACGTTCGCCAGATAACCGGCTCCGCAAATAACCGCCGCTGGTTTGTCGAGGTATTCGGCAAGCTGCTGTTCGAATTGCTGATGGACCTCGGTGGTGCCTGAGACAAGGCGGCTGGCTCCACTCCCCGCGGCGGTCGCCTGCTGCTGAGCTTGAAGCACCGCAGGATGGGCGGAGAGATTGAGATAGTCGTTCGATGAAAAGTTAGCGGCCGTCGCCTTGCTGGGGGGATAGACCTCGGTCCGGCGCTCAAGCCCCGCAGCGGTGAGCTTCTCTAGTTGATCTAAAATCCACTTTTCGGATCGCACTTTTCCGCCCACCATCGTCGACTTCTAGGCACACAACGCCGGTAATCGGCCCTTCCTTAAACATAGGAAGCCTGGGGGGATGGCGATAGCGGCCCAGCAAGGTGGCCAAAAATAATGCTTGCAACTGTAGGCCGTCGTGATCTAATAGATATGTTCGCATGTACACATAAGGAGCCAGGATCGAATGAATTCATTTTGTGACCTTTGGAAGCCTCCAGTCGTTGAAGATGGCAGCAGTCCGAATTTCGGACAACTGCAGCCGACTCTACGGCTCGTGTGATAGAACCATGCGCGTTCGCGTCGGCTTCCTGATCCGCCTAACCACCCTAGTTGGGGCTTTATTGACTGTGGTACCCCCCACTCCCACTCAAAAGACCCTTGATATGCAGGCATTACGTAATGCCCGAGGGTACAAAGCAAGGTTGTTTTGCCCCCACGGATGTTTTATTGGGGACAAACCGTTTTGCCCCCAAATTGGCCCCTTTGGGTGTGCTGGCAAAATGCGTGGACACCCACCGCGCGTGATCCCTTCGCAATTTTTAGCCTTTATGGATGAGGGGGTCACAATTCCAGCTAGACAGGTTTGTTTCGAGCAAAGTAAAATGAGTGAACGCGGCGAGTATGGAAGCTGTCTTGTTGACGCACGGAGTGGCCTTACGCCCAAGCCTAGTTTCTGTACTTCAGGTTCTGGCGCTGCGACTTATCAGGCGGAGTATTAGACAACTTATGGATTCCAGCACCACCATTTTGCAGTCCGCGATGACGGTTGGGCCTGCACATGCAAAGCCCGGACAAGAAGTGGACGAGATTTTTCGTTCGTATAACGAACTCATTGGACGCAGCAAATTAGGTTGGACCGAACACCTTCGGCTCAACCGTCTGCTCGGTACGGGTGGCCAAGGACAGGTCTATCTGAGCGAGCGTCGTGGCTCCGATGGTTTCACGTTGCCGGTAGCCCTCAAGTTCTTCTCGCCCGAGCGATACGAGTGCGAACGGGACTACGTGGAAGCGATGCGTCGCATGGCCCAGGTTGGTTGCCATGTGTCGAAGATCCAGCACGATAATCTGCTCGACGTTTACAACTTCATCGAACGTAACCGGGTCCGCATTCTCGAGATGGAGTGGGTCGATGGTTACGACCTCGACATCCTGCTGACCCCTGCGATGCTCGAACGGGCACGCCAGCGGGTGGAGTGGGATCGCTGGGAGTACATCAACAATGTGATCGTGACCCGCGGGCCGGTCCGTCCGCGGCTGAAGCCAGGCATGGCGGTCGCGGTGCTGCACGAAGTGCTGGCCGGTCTGGCCGCGTTGCATCGCGAAGGCATCGTCCACGGCGACATCAAGCCATCGAATATCATGATCAAGCGGACTGGTAACGCAAAGATCATCGACATCGGCTCGGCCGTGGAACTCGAT containing:
- a CDS encoding methyltransferase domain-containing protein, yielding MQRAAAEKLAEAIDQQQLAPARVLDLACGTGFLTRIMANRFPDAHVIGIDLSPGMVHVATEFLSDCPNVELHVDDALQYQSPEPFDLIVSSSSLQWLRPYDHLMANLKAMLTPDGWTCMTAMLQGTLGELHQLRRELFADKLPSQSLPLADELLHAMTNAGFAIEHQEVHEAMEYYATAREFFASIRAQGFTGGPLSQGAQPLTRGELLTLIETCQQRYLTDAWGVPASYCYGVFAARQQ
- a CDS encoding alpha/beta fold hydrolase, giving the protein MSNPNIVLISGWGQTSEPLAELANELSVVAEVQTTSVYQLAESWQTSSRPLDDRLPPTAVSLYAEQLHEQYLKAEPVMLVGWSMGAMVALEAANTYADHVERLVLVGGCASFCQRKDEVGLYEAGVTEDSVAEMIAGLNDAHKRTCELFLRNVYRRAIDKQQLATKVGAMLQLDVARLQHGLRYLQQADLRSQLSGIPQPMLLLHGSADRVVDSRAAGYLQEHLSQVKLELYPDGTHGLCEQYPAAVAEQIRGFLEDGEQPLH
- a CDS encoding aminotransferase class I/II-fold pyridoxal phosphate-dependent enzyme produces the protein MRSEKWILDQLEKLTAAGLERRTEVYPPSKATAANFSSNDYLNLSAHPAVLQAQQQATAAGSGASRLVSGTTEVHQQFEQQLAEYLDKPAAVICGAGYLANVSILTAWLRRSDTVFADRLVHASLIDGIQLSMAQHQRFRHNDLDHLEQLLTKRSANRQPDERWLVVVESIYSMDGDRAPLEAIAPLAAKFDAELLVDEAHALGVFGPAGQGVAAELGITDQVGILTGTLSKSFGSYGGIVAGSELLRRLVVNRARPFIYNTGLPPGVLLAAGESLRLMKAHPEFGPQLLALADHFRTELEKQGLTVGPSTSQIVPVMVGDNELALALAERLQTAGTFVKAIRPPTVPEGTARLRFSITLAHHEALLTSTAEQVGHEARQLGLIE
- a CDS encoding serine/threonine-protein kinase; protein product: MDEIFRSYNELIGRSKLGWTEHLRLNRLLGTGGQGQVYLSERRGSDGFTLPVALKFFSPERYECERDYVEAMRRMAQVGCHVSKIQHDNLLDVYNFIERNRVRILEMEWVDGYDLDILLTPAMLERARQRVEWDRWEYINNVIVTRGPVRPRLKPGMAVAVLHEVLAGLAALHREGIVHGDIKPSNIMIKRTGNAKIIDIGSAVELDNLPPQRTCTPQYAAPEILEREAVSPRSDLASVGYVLVELLSGRPLFAGIRDYASMLEAKRTLPQRLEKIVPPEVRHSELLMAICRRLTSPDPLLRYDSAEEAITSDDGIAEFERTLVRGDLASEYENELRVWLEELD